The Alphaproteobacteria bacterium genome has a segment encoding these proteins:
- the murJ gene encoding murein biosynthesis integral membrane protein MurJ produces MHFARALFTVSSLTMGSRVAGFIRDVVTAALLGAGPMADAFFVAQRLPNLFRNLFAEGAFNASFVPLYTSEQQKNGASQAQHFAGEALAMMLLILIPFTAIVIFGMPWIMYGLAPGFADDPEKYHLAVSFSQITFPYLLLISLTALQTGVLNADGKFAPGAAAPILFNIIMVIGLFMAALFGWHPGYTLAISVTIAGAVQCVWLWAFCRRYKTFIPLLWPQLSQRVRLLFKRIGPGALGAGAAQINLLVSTILASLLPSGAVSYLFYADRLNSLPQGVIGVAVATALLPILSRHVEAGNEGAARHYFSRGIEISLAIGLPAAIGLMLAAEPIIRTLFEHGAFSADDTRGTSQALMAYAIGIPAFLLVKVLSASLFARHDTATPVKVAIVAVISNIVLTLLLLEPLQHVGIALANGIATWINAVLLYYFLHKSGRVLADEQLKKRLPRLVLCSAILAGIVYGLDFLLADYFVADKLMQEVVALTVLLGVSVLAFAALVQATGAWRWQDMVTILRRKSDSPAADSDNLPPA; encoded by the coding sequence ATGCATTTCGCCCGCGCCCTCTTTACCGTGAGCAGCCTGACGATGGGCAGCCGCGTCGCCGGTTTTATCCGCGACGTGGTAACCGCCGCGCTGCTCGGCGCCGGGCCGATGGCGGACGCCTTCTTCGTCGCGCAACGCCTGCCCAACCTGTTCCGCAACCTGTTCGCCGAAGGCGCCTTCAACGCATCCTTCGTACCGCTTTATACATCCGAACAACAAAAGAACGGTGCGTCACAAGCACAGCATTTCGCGGGCGAAGCGCTGGCGATGATGTTGCTGATCCTTATTCCCTTTACCGCCATCGTCATCTTCGGCATGCCATGGATCATGTACGGGCTTGCGCCCGGTTTCGCCGACGATCCGGAAAAATATCACCTCGCGGTCAGTTTCAGCCAGATCACCTTCCCCTACCTGCTGCTGATTTCGTTGACCGCGCTTCAAACCGGCGTGCTGAATGCGGACGGCAAGTTCGCGCCCGGCGCGGCAGCGCCCATTCTCTTCAACATCATTATGGTGATCGGCCTCTTCATGGCCGCGTTGTTTGGCTGGCACCCGGGCTATACGCTGGCAATTTCCGTCACAATCGCAGGCGCGGTGCAGTGCGTGTGGCTTTGGGCGTTTTGCCGCCGCTATAAAACCTTTATCCCGCTTTTGTGGCCGCAATTGTCGCAGCGCGTGCGCTTGCTGTTCAAGCGCATTGGCCCCGGGGCGCTTGGCGCGGGTGCGGCGCAGATCAACCTGCTGGTTTCCACCATCCTCGCTTCGCTGCTGCCTTCGGGCGCGGTTTCATACCTGTTCTATGCCGACCGGCTCAATTCGCTGCCGCAAGGCGTGATCGGCGTCGCGGTCGCGACCGCGCTGCTGCCCATCCTTTCGCGCCATGTCGAAGCGGGCAACGAAGGCGCGGCGCGCCATTATTTCAGCCGCGGAATCGAAATTTCTCTGGCCATCGGCCTGCCCGCCGCCATCGGGCTGATGCTGGCGGCGGAGCCGATCATTCGCACCCTGTTCGAACATGGCGCGTTTTCGGCGGATGATACGCGCGGCACTTCGCAGGCGCTGATGGCATACGCCATCGGCATCCCCGCTTTTCTGCTGGTGAAGGTTTTAAGCGCTTCACTGTTCGCGCGGCACGATACCGCGACGCCGGTGAAGGTCGCGATCGTGGCCGTGATCAGCAACATCGTGCTGACTCTTCTGCTGCTGGAACCGTTGCAGCATGTCGGCATTGCGCTCGCGAACGGCATTGCAACATGGATCAATGCCGTTCTGCTTTATTACTTCCTGCACAAAAGCGGGCGCGTGCTGGCGGACGAACAGCTGAAAAAACGCCTGCCGCGGCTCGTGCTGTGCTCGGCTATCCTGGCGGGAATCGTGTACGGGCTTGATTTTCTGCTGGCGGATTATTTCGTCGCCGACAAGCTGATGCAGGAAGTTGTCGCACTGACCGTTCTGCTGGGCGTTTCCGTGCTGGCTTTCGCGGCACTGGTGCAAGCCACGGGCGCCTGGCGCTGGCAGGATATGGTCACTATCCTGCGCCGCAAAAGCGACAGCCCCGCAGCCGATAGTGACAACCTGCCGCCAGCCTGA